A genome region from Patescibacteria group bacterium includes the following:
- a CDS encoding glycosyltransferase family 39 protein, translated as MWIKERKTIIILLGILVIAGFFRLWQLDSIPPGLYPDEAINGNEALDILQQGKFKIFYPENNGREGLFIWLISLSFLIFGPSIWAIKIVPATFGILTVLGIYLLAKEMFSRNIALLSSFFSAISFWHINFSRIGFRAILVPFVLVFGFYFLFRGFRQKKILFFVISGIFFGLGFYTYISYRFVVLLLALILIFRWLPEKSKVKSRKPFLLSAFYFLLSIFVVALPIGIYFLLNPGDFFGRAAGVSILTAERPFYELGKSIILHLQMFIFYGDVNWRHNFAGSPQLLWPIGIFFLIGLIYSLYSWIKDSKFFPFCFLISWGAIMLLPGFLSSESIPHALRVIGVIPVAYIFAALGALWLFKKTKKFFKTKNQLIALYLCIFILFLSIAYAQFDKYFCQWAEKTEVEAAFSKNYVEIGNYLNSLPDDVQKYVIVNQSGVPVPYPDGIPMPSQTSMFIERTKFGKIRATYILPEEINKIKIDEKTVIIPLHNVQP; from the coding sequence ATGTGGATAAAAGAGAGGAAAACTATAATAATTTTGTTGGGTATTTTAGTAATTGCTGGGTTTTTTAGGTTGTGGCAGTTGGACTCAATTCCACCAGGGCTTTATCCTGATGAAGCAATAAATGGGAATGAAGCCTTGGATATTCTCCAACAAGGAAAATTCAAAATATTCTATCCTGAAAACAATGGCCGAGAAGGCCTTTTTATTTGGTTAATATCCCTTTCTTTCTTAATCTTTGGACCAAGCATCTGGGCAATAAAAATTGTCCCAGCAACCTTTGGAATCCTAACTGTATTAGGAATATACTTGTTAGCTAAAGAAATGTTCTCTCGTAATATTGCTTTGCTATCTTCTTTCTTCTCAGCTATTTCTTTTTGGCATATTAATTTCTCAAGAATTGGTTTTAGAGCAATCTTAGTTCCTTTTGTTTTGGTCTTTGGCTTTTATTTTCTATTTAGGGGATTCCGGCAAAAAAAGATTTTATTCTTTGTAATTTCTGGTATCTTTTTCGGTCTCGGTTTCTACACCTATATTTCCTATAGATTTGTTGTCTTGCTACTAGCCCTAATTTTAATCTTCAGGTGGCTTCCAGAAAAATCAAAGGTCAAAAGCAGAAAACCCTTTCTACTTTCTGCTTTCTACTTTCTACTCTCCATCTTTGTCGTTGCCCTTCCAATAGGCATCTATTTTCTTCTAAATCCTGGTGATTTCTTTGGTCGGGCAGCTGGAGTATCAATTCTTACTGCAGAAAGACCTTTTTATGAATTAGGAAAATCAATAATTCTTCATCTTCAAATGTTTATTTTTTACGGAGATGTGAATTGGCGTCATAACTTTGCCGGTTCTCCTCAACTTCTCTGGCCTATTGGCATATTTTTCCTAATTGGCCTTATTTATTCTCTTTATAGTTGGATTAAGGATTCTAAGTTTTTCCCTTTTTGCTTCTTAATCTCTTGGGGAGCTATAATGCTTTTGCCAGGATTTCTATCTTCAGAAAGTATTCCCCATGCTCTTCGGGTTATTGGAGTAATCCCAGTAGCATATATCTTCGCAGCCCTGGGAGCTCTCTGGTTATTCAAGAAAACAAAGAAGTTTTTCAAAACAAAAAATCAACTTATTGCCCTTTATCTATGCATATTTATTCTTTTCTTAAGTATTGCTTATGCCCAGTTTGATAAATATTTTTGCCAATGGGCTGAAAAAACTGAAGTAGAAGCTGCCTTTTCCAAGAACTATGTTGAAATTGGAAATTATCTAAACTCTCTACCAGATGATGTTCAAAAGTATGTAATTGTAAATCAATCAGGAGTGCCTGTCCCCTATCCAGACGGTATTCCAATGCCCAGCCAGACCTCAATGTTTATTGAAAGAACAAAGTTTGGCAAAATTAGGGCTACCTATATATTGCCAGAAGAAATAAATAAGATTAAAATAGATGAAAAGACAGTAATTATCCCACTTCATAATGTCCAACCGTAA
- a CDS encoding nucleotide exchange factor GrpE: protein MKGEKLKKQLEECLENWKRERAAFLNYKKEEAERVGEFVKFANQELILKILPILDNIYIAEKKLPRELKGNLWVQGFLKTKTQILDFLKKERVEEIKCLGEKFDPSFQEAVGEIKKPGSEPGIVIEEIKKGYTLHGRVLRPAKVKIAK, encoded by the coding sequence ATGAAGGGAGAGAAGTTAAAAAAACAATTAGAAGAATGTTTAGAAAATTGGAAAAGGGAAAGGGCAGCTTTTTTGAATTATAAGAAAGAGGAAGCAGAAAGAGTGGGTGAGTTTGTGAAATTTGCTAATCAGGAATTGATATTGAAAATTTTGCCAATTTTAGATAATATATATATTGCTGAGAAAAAACTCCCCCGAGAACTTAAAGGAAATCTCTGGGTTCAAGGTTTTTTAAAGACAAAAACTCAGATTTTGGATTTTTTAAAGAAAGAAAGAGTTGAAGAAATAAAATGTTTGGGAGAGAAATTTGACCCAAGTTTCCAAGAGGCAGTTGGAGAGATTAAAAAACCGGGCTCAGAACCAGGAATTGTTATTGAAGAAATCAAAAAAGGTTATACTCTTCACGGCCGGGTCCTCCGCCCCGCCAAAGTAAAAATAGCAAAATAA
- the dnaK gene encoding molecular chaperone DnaK, with product MPKILGIDLGTTFSATAIMESGEPKIIENKEGGRTTPSVVALTKNGERLIGITARRQQITNPKNTVFSIKRLVGRRFSDSEVQKDKKLLPYEIRESNDGGVEVKMGDKWHKPAEISAMILQKLKQDVEEKIGEKITDAVITCPAYFDDSQRKATKVAGEIAGLNVKLVINEPTAAALSYGLTKTKGQQILVYDFGGGTFDVSTLDVRKDPDTVEVIGVGGDTHLGGDDFDQKVMNWIIDEFKKDQGIDLSKDQLALQRIKEVAEKAKIELSTTLETEINLPFVTSDSSGPKHLYLKLSRAQLENLVKEYVNKSIDLVKETLKGAKLEPKDIEEIVLVGGQTRMPAIQEAIKKLFGKEANKSINPDEVVAVGAAIEGADLGKETKEILLLDATPLSLGIETLGGVNTILIPKNTIYPTAKTQIFSTAADSQTSVEVHVLQGERPMAQDNKTLGRFMLDGIPPSPRGVPQIEVSFDIDSNGILNVSAKDKATNKEQSIRIEGSIGMSKEEIEKMKKEAELHTEEDKKKKELIEARNLADSLIYTWEKTVRDAGDKIDKGLKKEIEEKVEALKKVKDSDNIEEIKNKTTELSQTIQKAGAEVYKVAQEAQKKEKPKEGDKGKDAEEGEFKEKK from the coding sequence ATGCCAAAAATTTTAGGTATTGATTTAGGTACAACTTTTTCAGCTACCGCTATAATGGAAAGCGGTGAGCCAAAGATTATTGAGAATAAAGAAGGGGGAAGAACTACTCCCTCGGTTGTTGCTTTGACTAAAAACGGAGAAAGATTAATTGGGATTACAGCCAGGCGTCAGCAAATTACCAACCCAAAAAATACTGTCTTTTCCATTAAAAGATTAGTTGGTCGGAGATTTTCTGACTCAGAAGTTCAAAAAGACAAGAAGCTTTTGCCGTATGAAATTAGAGAATCAAATGATGGGGGAGTGGAAGTAAAGATGGGAGATAAATGGCACAAGCCAGCTGAAATTTCAGCAATGATTTTACAGAAGTTAAAGCAGGATGTTGAGGAAAAGATAGGGGAAAAGATTACTGATGCTGTAATCACTTGTCCTGCTTATTTTGATGATTCTCAGAGAAAAGCAACAAAGGTTGCTGGAGAGATTGCTGGCTTGAATGTTAAATTAGTAATTAACGAGCCAACAGCTGCTGCCTTATCTTATGGCCTAACTAAAACAAAAGGACAGCAAATTTTAGTTTATGACTTTGGCGGAGGAACTTTTGACGTTTCAACTTTAGACGTTCGCAAAGACCCTGATACTGTTGAAGTAATTGGCGTAGGAGGAGATACTCATTTGGGCGGAGATGATTTTGACCAGAAAGTAATGAATTGGATAATTGATGAGTTTAAAAAAGACCAGGGAATTGACTTATCAAAAGACCAATTGGCTTTGCAGAGGATTAAAGAAGTAGCCGAAAAAGCAAAAATTGAATTATCAACAACTTTAGAAACGGAAATTAATCTTCCCTTTGTTACTTCAGATTCTTCGGGTCCAAAGCATCTTTATTTAAAACTTTCTCGGGCCCAGCTTGAGAATTTGGTAAAGGAATATGTTAACAAATCAATTGATTTGGTTAAAGAAACTTTGAAGGGAGCCAAGCTTGAGCCAAAAGATATTGAAGAGATAGTTTTGGTTGGCGGCCAGACAAGAATGCCAGCTATTCAAGAAGCAATTAAAAAACTTTTTGGTAAAGAAGCTAATAAATCAATTAATCCTGATGAAGTAGTAGCAGTTGGAGCTGCTATTGAAGGGGCAGATTTGGGAAAAGAGACAAAAGAAATTCTTTTGTTAGACGCTACTCCTCTTTCTTTGGGAATTGAAACCTTGGGAGGAGTTAATACTATTTTAATTCCTAAAAATACTATTTACCCGACTGCTAAAACCCAGATTTTCTCAACAGCAGCTGACAGTCAAACTTCTGTGGAAGTTCATGTTTTACAAGGAGAAAGACCAATGGCGCAAGATAACAAAACCCTGGGAAGATTTATGTTAGATGGGATTCCTCCATCTCCAAGAGGAGTTCCCCAAATTGAAGTTAGCTTTGATATTGATAGTAATGGAATTTTAAATGTTTCAGCTAAAGATAAGGCAACTAATAAGGAGCAGTCAATTAGGATTGAGGGTTCAATAGGAATGTCAAAAGAAGAAATTGAAAAGATGAAAAAAGAAGCAGAGCTTCATACAGAGGAAGATAAGAAAAAGAAAGAACTAATTGAAGCCCGGAATCTTGCCGATAGTTTAATTTATACTTGGGAGAAAACAGTTAGAGATGCTGGAGATAAGATAGACAAGGGCTTGAAAAAGGAAATAGAAGAGAAGGTAGAGGCGTTGAAAAAAGTCAAAGATAGTGATAATATAGAGGAGATAAAAAATAAAACCACAGAACTTTCTCAGACAATTCAGAAGGCAGGAGCCGAGGTTTATAAAGTAGCTCAAGAAGCGCAAAAGAAAGAAAAGCCAAAGGAAGGAGACAAAGGAAAAGACGCTGAAGAAGGAGAATTTAAAGAAAAAAAATAA
- the dnaJ gene encoding molecular chaperone DnaJ: MKDYYKILGISRDASSEEIKRAFHKLAHKHHPHKGGDEKKFKEINEAYQILSNKEKKSQYDRFGQVFEGGGPGPGFNFTWAWGKSPGQGPDLEFDFEDLGEMFEDFFGFGGRRAQRKDYKKGKDIKIDIEIPLEETLKGSTKEITLYKQILCSRCQGKGAEPGTSLNECFFCRGTGEVQQVKRTFLGSFTRWTVCPECGGEGQRPEKPCNVCKGEGRIKGEEDIKIFIPAGVDSNQIIKVAGKGEAGKKGGKPGDLYLRILVKEHPVFRRKGDDLLISQPISFSQATLGDEIEVATLEGTKILLKIPSGSESGKILRISGKGIPRFSGYGRGNLYVQLIVKTPKRLTKTQKELLKKLKEQGL, encoded by the coding sequence ATGAAGGATTACTACAAAATCTTAGGCATTTCACGTGATGCTTCGTCGGAAGAAATTAAAAGAGCTTTTCATAAATTAGCTCATAAACATCACCCTCATAAAGGCGGAGATGAGAAAAAATTTAAAGAGATAAACGAAGCATATCAGATTTTGTCTAATAAGGAAAAGAAATCGCAGTATGATAGATTTGGTCAAGTTTTTGAAGGCGGAGGGCCAGGCCCAGGGTTTAATTTTACCTGGGCTTGGGGAAAATCTCCGGGACAAGGCCCTGATTTAGAATTTGATTTTGAAGATTTAGGCGAGATGTTTGAGGATTTTTTTGGTTTCGGAGGCCGGCGAGCACAAAGAAAGGACTACAAAAAAGGCAAAGACATTAAAATTGACATTGAGATTCCTTTAGAAGAAACTTTAAAAGGTTCAACCAAAGAGATTACTTTATACAAGCAGATTTTGTGTTCTCGTTGTCAGGGCAAAGGAGCTGAACCCGGCACCTCTTTGAATGAATGTTTTTTTTGTCGGGGAACAGGAGAGGTTCAGCAAGTAAAAAGAACTTTTTTAGGTTCATTTACTCGTTGGACTGTTTGTCCTGAATGCGGTGGCGAAGGCCAGAGACCAGAAAAACCTTGTAATGTTTGTAAAGGAGAAGGGAGGATTAAAGGAGAGGAAGATATTAAGATTTTTATTCCGGCTGGAGTTGATTCAAATCAAATAATTAAAGTTGCCGGAAAAGGAGAGGCCGGAAAAAAAGGAGGAAAACCAGGAGATTTATATCTGAGAATTTTAGTAAAAGAACACCCGGTTTTTCGAAGAAAGGGAGATGATTTACTTATTTCCCAGCCAATTTCTTTTTCTCAAGCAACTTTAGGTGATGAAATTGAAGTAGCAACCTTAGAAGGAACTAAAATTTTGCTTAAAATTCCTTCAGGTTCAGAGTCGGGCAAGATCCTGCGGATTTCTGGAAAAGGCATTCCTCGCTTTTCAGGATACGGCAGAGGAAACTTGTATGTTCAATTGATTGTCAAAACACCAAAACGCTTGACAAAAACCCAAAAAGAATTATTAAAGAAACTAAAAGAACAAGGTTTGTAA
- a CDS encoding alpha/beta fold hydrolase produces MGKVYFKNSKGNNLCGILSNPTLDKEKPIIILCHGFSTSKDSRTYKKLEEMLNNHQISTFRFDFFGHGESEGKFEDITISEAVDDVLNAISFLKKQGYSKIGLIGSSFGGISSIMAASKTKDLFVLALKSPVSNYKEKEMATKAEKQLKEWREKGYTYYISGDGRKLKLNYTFFEDFESNNGYEAARKIKIPTLIVHGDKDESVPIEQSRKTANLIQDCKLEIIEGADHRYSNSEDFEKMLNLISSFVIKNSE; encoded by the coding sequence ATGGGAAAAGTATATTTTAAAAATTCGAAAGGAAATAATCTTTGCGGGATATTATCAAACCCGACATTAGATAAAGAAAAACCAATTATAATCCTTTGTCATGGATTTAGCACCAGCAAAGATAGCCGAACATATAAGAAGCTAGAGGAGATGTTGAATAATCATCAAATATCAACTTTTCGCTTTGACTTTTTTGGTCACGGAGAAAGTGAAGGAAAATTTGAAGACATAACAATTTCAGAAGCTGTTGACGACGTTCTGAATGCGATCTCTTTTTTGAAAAAACAAGGTTATTCAAAAATTGGACTTATTGGTTCCAGTTTTGGCGGCATAAGTAGTATAATGGCAGCGTCAAAAACGAAGGATTTGTTCGTTCTCGCCCTGAAATCTCCCGTTTCAAATTATAAAGAAAAAGAAATGGCAACTAAAGCAGAAAAACAACTGAAAGAATGGAGAGAAAAAGGATATACCTACTATATAAGTGGAGATGGTAGAAAACTTAAATTGAATTATACTTTCTTTGAGGATTTTGAAAGTAATAATGGATATGAAGCTGCCAGAAAAATCAAAATACCAACTTTAATCGTGCATGGAGATAAAGACGAATCTGTTCCGATTGAACAAAGTAGAAAGACGGCAAATTTAATTCAGGATTGTAAGTTAGAAATTATTGAGGGAGCAGACCATAGATATTCTAATTCCGAGGATTTCGAAAAGATGTTAAATTTAATTTCTAGTTT